A stretch of Lathyrus oleraceus cultivar Zhongwan6 chromosome 6, CAAS_Psat_ZW6_1.0, whole genome shotgun sequence DNA encodes these proteins:
- the LOC127097435 gene encoding uncharacterized protein LOC127097435 has translation MTTLCPPPEKIKTKGGVKKKGKKPADYDVYRDPSYHEYVDKASQSSQRQSQPSQTSKKIKLSKKQPQFIVQFPNHIRSYIEDVVNVESDGNCGFRVIASLHGYGEDGWPMVRRELGLEIIDKDRSTLYDKLFSNRLSAVRESLMIESFGSQPPEKWMSLPDMGYLIANRYNVVLVCLGNPCITFFPMTSSHSPNVSIYCIGFVNQNHWVQVNMK, from the exons ATGACAACATTGTGTCCACCACCTGagaaaataaaaaccaaaggaggagtgaagaagaaagggaaaaaaccagcagattatgatgtttatagggacccttcgtatcatgagtatgttgataaggcatctcaatcttcacaaaggcaatctcaaccatcacagacttcgaagaagatcaaattatcaaagaagcaaccacaattcattgttcaatttcctaatcatattaggtcatacattgaagatgtagttaatgttgaatcagatggtaattgtggatttagagtcattgcatcattgcatggatatggtgaggatggttggccaatggttcgcagagagttggggttggaaataatagacaaggataggtcaactttgtatgacaagttattttctaatcggttgtcagctgtgagagaatctttgatgatagaatcgtttggttcacagccacctgaaaaatggatgagtctaccagatatgggttacttgatagcgaatcgttataatgttgtacttgtctgtttaggcaatccgtgcatcactttctttccgatgacaagttcacattcaccgaatgtctctatttattgcattggttttgttaaccagaatcattgggttcag gttaacatgaaatag